One stretch of Leptospira bourretii DNA includes these proteins:
- a CDS encoding OmpA family protein: MKKFLISLIISALPILAQPLPKVKDVRFYQPLNTQNVEYNPIISPTGRYLVFQSNRPGGEGGMDIWISENLSFPDRMKLPVWSPPKNFRELNTTNFEGMFSILFDEEEKPYELYFTSVRDKTQADPKKNREGYDGLNIYYTKINPRTGLWSIPIHVSEINSHFEDKMPAISPDGCSMVFSSNRPGGMGGFDLWISKREPITQSKEINPDKPKIKCRDGVWQKPISVGMSINSKDDEISPNFHWDGLRLYFSSNRDDKNRKFSFYYSEYNESQNSFETPVLLGSPFNTKVQLSGESTGFPFDTPADYSTYSLWEESDNEGISVTFDDLWFYFSSNRPGGEGQFDIYRTMVPEDLRRTYEFVFRGLVLDGSEAIMIGLDSTLKIYDDIRPIQVITSKRIGGDLSLADAENFRTTIKTGKLYRVEVSSPGFHPTELLLDLRGNVGKDKEQYSQIILQPIRPTKDERPDKTIQGIRFVVKDKKTDLVIPNAICHYFDDLTRKGKSLESKDSRFELEKSPTMDFEILVRAKGFKEETFLFAKDKILTMEGKETVLYLRNLNDFDSLYNTIIYFPFNERTLSDEDKKKLDLFADFLIQHKNEKVEIGGHTDNIGNKEYNISLSEDRALSVYQYLRLKGVPKERMKVQAYHYSQPISENETEEGRSRNRRVNFKKID, from the coding sequence ATGAAAAAATTCCTTATTTCCTTAATCATTTCGGCACTCCCAATCCTGGCGCAGCCTTTACCGAAGGTGAAGGATGTAAGGTTCTACCAGCCACTCAATACCCAAAATGTAGAGTACAACCCCATCATTTCTCCTACGGGAAGGTATCTTGTTTTTCAATCCAACCGACCCGGAGGTGAGGGTGGAATGGATATTTGGATTTCAGAGAACTTAAGTTTTCCTGACCGGATGAAATTACCGGTTTGGTCTCCTCCAAAGAATTTTCGAGAACTGAACACAACAAATTTTGAAGGGATGTTTTCGATCCTTTTCGATGAAGAGGAAAAACCTTACGAACTTTATTTTACTTCTGTTCGGGATAAAACTCAGGCAGATCCAAAAAAGAATCGGGAAGGATATGATGGTTTAAATATTTATTATACCAAAATTAATCCAAGGACTGGTCTCTGGTCGATTCCGATTCATGTTAGCGAAATCAACTCTCATTTTGAAGATAAAATGCCTGCGATTTCGCCTGATGGTTGTTCAATGGTCTTTTCCTCCAATCGACCAGGAGGAATGGGAGGTTTTGATCTTTGGATCTCCAAACGAGAACCGATTACCCAGTCAAAGGAAATTAATCCGGACAAACCAAAGATCAAATGTAGAGACGGAGTTTGGCAAAAACCAATTTCTGTTGGTATGTCGATTAACTCCAAGGATGATGAAATTAGTCCTAACTTTCATTGGGATGGGTTGAGATTATATTTTAGTTCTAATCGAGATGATAAGAATCGTAAGTTTAGTTTTTATTATAGTGAATACAATGAATCACAAAATAGTTTTGAGACTCCAGTTTTATTAGGATCTCCATTTAATACCAAGGTACAGTTGTCAGGCGAATCCACGGGATTTCCATTTGATACTCCTGCTGATTATTCTACTTACAGTCTTTGGGAAGAGAGTGATAACGAAGGAATCTCAGTTACCTTTGATGATTTATGGTTTTATTTTTCTTCGAACCGCCCTGGTGGTGAAGGCCAGTTTGATATCTACAGGACAATGGTTCCCGAAGATCTACGCCGTACTTATGAATTTGTTTTTCGTGGTCTTGTTTTAGATGGTTCCGAAGCGATTATGATCGGTCTTGATTCCACATTAAAAATTTATGATGATATAAGACCCATTCAAGTGATTACTTCCAAACGAATTGGAGGAGATCTTTCTCTTGCCGATGCAGAGAATTTTAGAACGACTATCAAAACCGGAAAACTTTATCGTGTGGAAGTTTCTTCACCAGGATTCCATCCGACAGAACTGCTTTTGGATTTAAGGGGAAATGTAGGAAAGGACAAAGAACAATATTCTCAGATCATCTTACAACCCATTCGTCCTACCAAAGACGAACGGCCTGATAAAACCATCCAAGGGATTCGGTTTGTGGTGAAAGACAAAAAAACCGACCTAGTCATTCCCAATGCGATTTGTCATTATTTCGATGATCTCACTCGAAAAGGAAAATCTTTAGAATCTAAAGACAGTCGTTTCGAATTAGAAAAATCTCCTACGATGGATTTTGAGATTTTGGTGAGAGCAAAAGGATTTAAAGAAGAAACCTTCTTATTTGCAAAAGATAAAATTCTAACTATGGAAGGGAAAGAAACTGTCCTTTACCTCAGAAATTTAAATGACTTTGACAGTTTGTACAATACAATTATTTATTTCCCGTTCAACGAACGAACATTGAGCGATGAAGATAAGAAAAAATTGGATCTTTTTGCTGACTTCCTCATCCAACATAAGAATGAAAAAGTTGAAATTGGTGGACATACTGATAATATAGGGAATAAGGAATACAATATCAGTTTGAGTGAAGATAGAGCTCTTTCTGTGTATCAGTATTTGAGATTGAAAGGTGTTCCAAAGGAACGAATGAAGGTACAAGCTTACCATTATTCGCAGCCAATCTCAGAAAACGAAACGGAAGAGGGACGTTCACGAAATAGGCGTGTGAATTTCAAAAAAATAGACTAG
- a CDS encoding phosphatase PAP2 family protein yields the protein MNLISAIDLKFSTWIQKNLHHPRMSWILSRVNRGEMFALVLLPLMFLSELYKPTYISLPFVLVFTYLTDRLVLVLKKYFARKRPLVSVMGKVDSNPDMKHSFPSAHSANSIVVSTILVFAFHETPYFFFFSLFAGVGRLLTLHHFVSDIVGGWIIGFGIGLLAVLVHYYLWPYFVTL from the coding sequence ATGAATTTGATTTCTGCCATTGATTTAAAATTTTCGACTTGGATTCAGAAAAATCTCCACCATCCACGTATGAGTTGGATATTGTCTCGTGTCAACCGTGGAGAAATGTTTGCTCTTGTTTTGTTGCCACTTATGTTTTTAAGTGAACTATACAAACCAACGTATATAAGTTTACCATTTGTATTAGTATTTACGTATCTTACAGATCGTTTGGTTCTTGTTTTAAAAAAATATTTCGCTAGAAAACGTCCCCTAGTCAGTGTTATGGGAAAAGTGGATTCCAATCCAGATATGAAACATTCTTTTCCCTCGGCTCATAGTGCCAATTCCATTGTGGTATCGACTATATTGGTTTTTGCATTTCACGAAACCCCTTATTTCTTTTTCTTCAGTTTGTTTGCAGGTGTAGGTAGACTTTTAACCCTACATCATTTTGTGAGTGATATCGTGGGAGGGTGGATCATTGGTTTTGGAATTGGACTCTTGGCAGTTTTAGTTCACTATTATCTTTGGCCTTATTTTGTAACTTTATGA
- a CDS encoding lysophospholipid acyltransferase family protein, with product MKHIGYFISFLIVYLFYFPFKVLPYKWCLAYGIFLTKLIYPLDKKHRKVAADNIRFAFPAYTEEQIQNLVKAHYRHLGILLAHTLWAPRMTRKWLDENLVIDSESLQIEEETKKQGVGVILISGHFGTWEILVQFLGIRMKGGGIYKKVRNPFVDQLLRRMRSKNGVVLVPVQESTQVIKLLKQGYWIGFGADQNAGKAGIFVPFMNRQASTFVGPALMAYLTGAKMLYYSVLAGEGGKVIVRVKDLGFVDKKLYPSKDDVIRHYTELWTKTLEEEVKLFPEQYFWVHRRWRTQPQTIENNQ from the coding sequence ATGAAACATATTGGATATTTCATTTCGTTTTTAATTGTTTATTTGTTTTATTTTCCATTTAAAGTTCTTCCGTATAAATGGTGTTTGGCGTATGGAATATTTTTAACCAAACTTATTTATCCTCTTGATAAAAAACATAGAAAGGTTGCTGCCGATAACATACGTTTTGCCTTTCCGGCTTATACAGAAGAACAAATCCAAAATTTAGTAAAGGCTCATTATCGTCATTTGGGTATCCTTCTTGCACATACACTTTGGGCGCCTCGGATGACAAGAAAGTGGTTGGACGAAAACTTAGTTATCGATTCTGAAAGTTTACAAATTGAAGAAGAAACTAAAAAACAAGGAGTAGGAGTGATTTTGATTTCAGGTCACTTTGGTACTTGGGAAATTTTAGTGCAGTTTTTAGGAATCAGAATGAAGGGCGGGGGAATTTACAAAAAAGTTAGAAATCCCTTTGTTGACCAGTTACTTCGTCGAATGCGTTCTAAAAATGGGGTAGTCCTTGTCCCAGTGCAAGAATCCACACAAGTGATTAAACTTCTCAAACAAGGCTATTGGATTGGCTTTGGTGCCGACCAAAATGCCGGTAAGGCAGGAATCTTTGTTCCTTTTATGAACAGACAAGCTTCTACTTTTGTTGGTCCCGCACTGATGGCTTACTTAACCGGTGCAAAAATGTTATACTATTCTGTGTTAGCTGGTGAAGGTGGAAAAGTAATTGTTCGAGTTAAGGATTTGGGTTTTGTCGATAAAAAACTCTACCCTTCCAAAGACGATGTGATTCGGCATTATACCGAACTTTGGACAAAAACTTTGGAAGAAGAAGTGAAGTTGTTTCCGGAGCAGTACTTTTGGGTGCACCGTCGTTGGAGAACCCAACCGCAAACCATCGAAAACAACCAGTAA
- a CDS encoding tetratricopeptide repeat protein: protein MAQEIQALFNEAVRLERNGEWDRAESQYKLLLEKDPNYHLALQNLGVVYAKQGKHAEAIPLFSKAYKLHANVKNCYNLAVSLYKHEETEKAISFLKQTLTFEKKFISAHLLLAQAYQKLGNDEKTEVYLNNVIKIEPNHKSALGGLAMFYYERNRFPESLKMIERYLILYPGNAQLKIIQSEILAKQGNYKASATLLSTMVKEDVGFTNFNESLQAAWKEEDEVVHESLVRIQSKAKLKLKEFQTKLELSKENPEEFSPPDAQEALDLSLLYLFNGNPEKAMQYLVFAQKMREKTEPDRLP from the coding sequence ATGGCACAAGAAATCCAAGCTTTATTCAATGAGGCCGTCCGTTTGGAACGAAACGGGGAATGGGATCGTGCCGAATCACAATACAAACTTTTGCTCGAAAAAGATCCCAATTACCATTTGGCATTGCAAAATTTGGGTGTGGTTTATGCAAAACAAGGAAAACACGCAGAAGCCATTCCTTTGTTTTCAAAAGCTTATAAACTCCATGCAAACGTTAAAAATTGTTATAACTTGGCTGTTTCACTTTATAAACATGAAGAAACAGAAAAGGCGATTAGTTTTCTGAAACAAACATTAACCTTTGAAAAAAAGTTTATTTCAGCGCATCTATTACTCGCTCAAGCCTATCAGAAGTTAGGCAATGATGAGAAAACCGAAGTATATCTAAATAATGTAATTAAAATCGAACCAAACCATAAATCAGCTTTAGGAGGGCTTGCGATGTTTTATTACGAAAGGAATCGTTTTCCAGAAAGTTTAAAGATGATTGAACGTTATTTGATTTTGTATCCGGGAAATGCTCAGTTAAAAATCATCCAATCAGAAATTCTTGCAAAACAGGGAAATTATAAAGCATCTGCTACTTTGCTTTCAACTATGGTAAAAGAGGATGTGGGATTCACAAATTTTAATGAAAGTTTGCAAGCTGCTTGGAAGGAAGAAGATGAAGTGGTTCACGAAAGTTTAGTTCGAATCCAATCCAAAGCAAAATTGAAGTTAAAGGAATTTCAAACCAAACTGGAACTTTCGAAAGAGAACCCAGAAGAGTTCTCTCCTCCAGATGCACAGGAAGCTTTGGATTTGAGTTTGTTGTATCTTTTCAATGGAAACCCTGAAAAAGCGATGCAATATTTAGTATTTGCTCAAAAGATGAGGGAAAAGACAGAACCAGATAGGTTACCTTAG
- the hisS gene encoding histidine--tRNA ligase — protein MKEQKLTTENYKGTRDFYPEDMRLRNYLFSVMKDVARSYGYEEYDGPMVESLDLYRAKTGEEIVGKQIYNFIDKGDREVAIRPEMTPTVARMVAKKLRDLPRPIRWFSIPNLWRYEQPGHGRLREHWQLNVDMFGVTSQRAELEILSLACDILFAFGAKRNSFKVTISHRSLLDEFLLDGLKVSPNQAHEVSKILDKKNKITEDEYVALVSKTIPNDPTAVSKINLFLAATTATLGQIPGIKEETRNIIQTLFEDLKTIGLDDIVYFDPSVVRGFDYYTGFIFEIFDTSPQNKRSLYGGGRYDNLIGLFSNEELSGIGFGLGDVTLQNFLTAHDLLPNFANDSTVYIPLLDESSFAENHNFARELRKEKIAVEVSLLSQKMGKQLSYAEKKGYRWILLRGEDEIKAGTVTLKDMATRNQWTSSFAEALQKIKEELSK, from the coding sequence TTGAAAGAACAAAAACTAACAACAGAAAACTATAAGGGCACTCGGGATTTTTATCCTGAAGATATGCGCCTTCGAAACTATTTATTTTCGGTGATGAAAGATGTCGCCAGATCCTACGGTTATGAAGAATACGATGGCCCCATGGTGGAATCCTTGGATTTGTATAGAGCCAAAACCGGGGAAGAAATTGTAGGAAAACAGATTTATAATTTTATTGATAAGGGGGATCGTGAGGTTGCGATCCGACCTGAAATGACACCGACTGTTGCGAGAATGGTGGCAAAAAAACTGAGAGACCTTCCTCGTCCCATTCGCTGGTTTTCTATTCCAAATTTATGGAGATACGAACAGCCAGGCCATGGTCGTCTCAGGGAACATTGGCAATTGAATGTGGACATGTTTGGCGTGACAAGCCAGAGAGCTGAGTTAGAAATTTTATCCTTAGCATGTGATATTCTTTTTGCGTTTGGTGCCAAAAGAAATAGTTTTAAAGTAACAATTTCTCATAGATCACTCCTCGACGAATTTTTGTTAGACGGTTTGAAGGTGAGCCCAAATCAGGCTCATGAAGTTTCCAAAATTTTAGATAAAAAAAATAAAATTACGGAAGATGAATACGTAGCTCTTGTTTCGAAAACAATTCCGAATGATCCAACCGCAGTTTCAAAGATAAACTTGTTTCTTGCTGCCACTACTGCAACGCTTGGTCAAATTCCTGGAATCAAAGAAGAAACAAGAAACATAATTCAAACTTTGTTTGAGGACTTAAAAACCATTGGATTAGATGATATTGTATATTTCGATCCTTCGGTGGTAAGAGGTTTTGATTATTATACGGGTTTTATTTTTGAAATTTTTGATACATCTCCACAGAATAAACGTTCGTTATACGGTGGTGGAAGATATGACAACTTAATTGGATTATTTTCTAATGAAGAGCTGTCGGGAATAGGATTTGGTTTGGGTGATGTAACTCTTCAGAATTTTTTGACTGCACATGATTTGTTACCGAATTTTGCCAATGATTCCACTGTTTATATTCCTCTTTTAGATGAATCTTCTTTTGCAGAAAATCATAACTTCGCACGGGAACTTCGAAAAGAAAAGATTGCTGTCGAAGTGTCTTTACTTTCTCAAAAAATGGGAAAACAACTTTCCTATGCAGAAAAAAAAGGGTACCGTTGGATTTTACTTCGAGGCGAAGACGAAATCAAAGCGGGTACAGTCACATTAAAAGATATGGCTACAAGGAACCAATGGACTTCCTCTTTTGCTGAAGCGCTTCAAAAGATAAAAGAAGAGCTTTCTAAATGA
- a CDS encoding tetratricopeptide repeat protein, producing the protein MRFCIFYILLLCHTLILWGCRYPIAKQDELESDTLFLELSGSAAAECNAEGIRLSKTIQLDQAEVVWDKCIQTNPNEIIVHLNRLRFYFLLDEYETLKQKIAKEAPSRSSVTYTNILKELDLRLRTDERVVLLDALSRVKGWELYSYEELANYYLQTGNYSYAEGYFNQILEVVPFHENALYGMADIQVQKNNWYSLLDYAKSLEVAAKKNKEFHFYFTKANYELGRYEEALKWAESATASEKTQISFLEVWRDTLFVLKDNPKWDNLLPYYRKAVEKGYSVPESVFFPTLSKEGKDIRKAVRSGRS; encoded by the coding sequence TTGAGATTTTGCATTTTTTACATTCTACTCCTTTGTCATACTTTGATTTTATGGGGATGTCGTTATCCCATAGCAAAACAAGATGAATTAGAATCCGATACTTTGTTTTTGGAACTTTCGGGTTCTGCTGCCGCCGAATGCAATGCAGAAGGTATCCGATTGTCAAAAACCATTCAGTTGGACCAAGCAGAAGTTGTTTGGGATAAATGCATTCAAACCAATCCGAATGAAATTATTGTCCACTTGAACCGACTAAGGTTTTATTTTTTGTTGGATGAATACGAAACCCTGAAACAAAAAATTGCAAAAGAAGCCCCATCGCGCTCTTCAGTCACATATACCAATATTTTAAAAGAATTGGACCTTCGATTGCGAACGGATGAACGAGTGGTCTTATTGGATGCACTTTCTCGAGTGAAAGGATGGGAATTGTATTCCTATGAAGAGTTGGCAAATTACTATTTGCAAACAGGTAACTATTCTTATGCGGAAGGTTATTTTAATCAAATTTTAGAAGTAGTTCCATTTCATGAGAACGCCTTGTATGGAATGGCAGATATTCAAGTACAAAAAAATAATTGGTATAGTTTGCTCGATTACGCAAAGTCTTTGGAAGTGGCTGCTAAAAAAAATAAGGAATTCCATTTTTATTTTACCAAAGCAAATTATGAATTAGGGCGTTATGAAGAAGCCCTGAAATGGGCAGAATCAGCAACAGCTAGCGAAAAAACTCAAATTAGTTTTTTAGAAGTTTGGCGTGATACCTTATTTGTATTGAAGGACAATCCCAAATGGGACAATCTTTTGCCTTACTATCGTAAGGCGGTTGAAAAGGGCTACTCTGTTCCTGAATCAGTTTTTTTCCCAACTCTCTCTAAAGAGGGAAAAGATATCAGAAAGGCTGTTCGTTCGGGTAGAAGTTAA
- a CDS encoding UDP-glucuronic acid decarboxylase family protein: MAKRILITGGAGFIGSHLAETLLNEGNQIIVLDNFHTGRKENLTHLLANPNFELVRHDITDPIKLEVDEIYNMACPASPVHYQSNPIKTIKTNVLGMMNMLGLAKRVKARILQASTSEVYGNPLEHPQTESYWGNVNTIGIRSCYDEGKRVAETLCFDYHRQHGVDIRVIRIFNTYGPRMIPDDGRVVSNFIVQALRGEDITIYGDGSQTRSFCYVDDLVRGIIKMMNTENFIGPVNLGNEGEFTVKELAELVIKETGSKSKIIYLPLPQDDPTRRKPNLSLAKEKLNYSTTVPLVEGVKKTIEYFSKRV, from the coding sequence ATGGCAAAAAGAATCCTTATCACAGGTGGAGCCGGATTCATCGGTTCCCATCTTGCAGAAACACTTCTGAATGAAGGGAACCAAATCATCGTGTTGGACAATTTCCATACCGGACGAAAGGAAAATCTAACACACCTTTTGGCAAATCCGAATTTTGAGCTAGTCCGCCATGATATCACGGACCCCATCAAGTTAGAAGTAGACGAGATTTACAATATGGCTTGTCCTGCTTCTCCCGTACATTACCAAAGTAATCCCATCAAAACCATCAAAACAAATGTTTTAGGAATGATGAATATGCTTGGTCTTGCCAAACGAGTGAAAGCAAGAATCTTACAAGCCAGTACATCCGAAGTTTATGGAAATCCACTAGAACACCCTCAAACAGAATCCTATTGGGGAAATGTAAATACCATTGGAATCCGAAGTTGTTATGATGAAGGAAAACGTGTAGCCGAAACTTTATGTTTTGATTACCACCGCCAACATGGAGTAGACATTCGGGTGATCCGAATTTTTAATACCTATGGCCCAAGAATGATCCCAGATGATGGTCGTGTCGTGAGCAATTTCATTGTACAAGCGTTACGTGGCGAAGATATTACTATTTACGGTGATGGAAGCCAAACTCGTTCGTTTTGTTACGTGGATGATTTAGTTCGCGGAATCATTAAAATGATGAACACAGAAAATTTCATTGGACCAGTGAACTTAGGAAACGAAGGGGAATTTACGGTTAAGGAATTAGCTGAATTAGTCATCAAAGAGACAGGAAGTAAATCAAAAATCATTTATCTTCCACTCCCTCAAGATGATCCAACCCGAAGAAAACCAAACTTAAGTTTAGCGAAAGAGAAATTGAATTATTCAACAACCGTCCCTTTAGTGGAAGGCGTAAAAAAAACCATCGAATATTTTAGCAAAAGAGTATAA
- a CDS encoding DUF1577 domain-containing protein: MINRIKIHFDQDREYLPLEAVQTLPEFFKQMMGGNGLFLKGYDTPIRVRFKGERPDGAHIWELETIPELIETIFTVQATPSFHVEVDYELINQKDNLLLGKIIDRRQTYATRQDPRNEKVRGNVVASNFLVAKTNIDFSKLTGVSSQVILSDIQRTVLKNYPQSKVVFLSVSIHSDEIDLMKEHKKPIFILDTENFESFPSPDVFDPKKTFEDEFLLDDKVQEYKKKKIGSFIYYPLFIQMKDMHFFAYLSLETERPGIPGEVLDLFKEVERTFQERIMDSNTHILDVKQNVLNVSRGGVALEVNDMEIIKALKVKPTFTLDINFKLQAPIRMALELRHLEEVNDFYRLGGRITGVSGDKKAKEIYHSLIDFFG; the protein is encoded by the coding sequence ATGATCAACCGTATAAAAATTCATTTCGACCAAGATAGAGAATACCTCCCGTTAGAGGCGGTGCAAACTTTACCTGAATTTTTCAAACAAATGATGGGTGGAAATGGATTGTTTCTAAAAGGATACGACACTCCCATCCGGGTCCGGTTCAAAGGAGAACGTCCTGATGGAGCGCACATTTGGGAATTGGAGACAATCCCTGAACTCATCGAAACAATTTTTACAGTTCAAGCAACACCTAGTTTTCACGTCGAAGTGGATTATGAACTGATCAACCAAAAAGATAACTTACTTCTTGGTAAAATTATAGATCGTAGACAAACCTATGCAACAAGACAAGATCCTAGAAATGAAAAGGTTCGAGGGAACGTTGTTGCTTCAAACTTTTTAGTTGCAAAAACTAATATTGATTTTTCAAAACTAACCGGCGTTAGTTCTCAGGTAATTCTTTCGGACATCCAAAGAACGGTTCTAAAGAATTATCCGCAGTCAAAAGTTGTTTTTCTTTCCGTATCAATTCACAGTGATGAAATTGATTTGATGAAAGAACATAAAAAACCAATTTTTATTTTGGATACGGAAAATTTTGAATCATTTCCTTCTCCAGATGTATTTGATCCTAAAAAAACATTTGAAGACGAATTTTTATTGGATGACAAAGTCCAAGAATACAAAAAGAAAAAAATCGGTTCTTTTATTTATTATCCTCTATTCATACAAATGAAAGATATGCATTTTTTTGCATATCTTTCCCTCGAAACAGAAAGACCGGGAATCCCTGGTGAAGTTTTGGATTTGTTTAAAGAGGTTGAACGTACGTTTCAAGAAAGAATCATGGACTCAAATACCCATATTCTTGATGTAAAACAAAACGTACTCAACGTTTCCAGAGGTGGAGTCGCCCTGGAAGTTAATGATATGGAAATTATCAAAGCACTGAAAGTGAAACCAACATTTACCCTGGATATCAATTTTAAATTACAGGCACCCATTCGAATGGCATTAGAGTTACGCCACTTAGAAGAGGTGAATGATTTTTATCGATTGGGTGGACGGATCACAGGTGTCAGCGGAGATAAAAAAGCCAAAGAGATTTACCATAGTCTCATTGATTTTTTTGGCTAA
- the folP gene encoding dihydropteroate synthase produces MVEIFGILNITTDSFSDGGKFLNPDDAINQGNKLLQEGADWLDVSGQSSNINANLVSEEEEWKRVEPVIRYFVPKGVRISLDSFRPEVQRKGIEAGVRCLNDITGFTYDGDRSFFSSYIKKYPELIFIIMHSHNKNIAKFKSDLSPEIVIKKIQVFFRDRRSELISMGIPETALLYDPGMGFFLSENPMVSFRVLQELEILKLEFPQLMLGVSRKSFLGNILGNLPTADREFVTLACELHLLKNKIPFIRTHNVLKLRQAEKIWNLCQANE; encoded by the coding sequence ATGGTCGAAATCTTCGGAATCTTAAACATTACCACAGACTCCTTTAGCGATGGGGGGAAATTTTTAAACCCTGATGATGCGATCAACCAAGGGAACAAACTCCTTCAAGAAGGGGCCGATTGGCTGGATGTATCAGGCCAATCATCAAACATCAATGCGAATTTAGTCTCTGAAGAAGAGGAATGGAAACGAGTGGAACCTGTCATTAGATATTTTGTTCCCAAAGGTGTTCGAATCAGCCTAGACAGTTTTCGTCCTGAGGTACAAAGAAAGGGAATTGAGGCAGGAGTACGTTGTCTTAATGATATCACTGGATTTACCTATGATGGTGATCGCAGTTTTTTTAGTTCTTATATTAAAAAATACCCAGAGCTCATATTCATCATCATGCATTCGCATAACAAAAATATTGCGAAATTTAAATCAGATTTAAGTCCAGAAATTGTAATCAAAAAGATCCAAGTTTTTTTTAGGGACCGTCGCTCCGAACTGATATCAATGGGGATTCCAGAAACCGCCCTACTTTATGATCCAGGTATGGGTTTTTTTCTAAGTGAAAATCCAATGGTTTCTTTTCGAGTTTTACAAGAATTAGAAATTCTTAAATTGGAATTCCCTCAACTTATGTTAGGTGTATCAAGGAAATCGTTTTTAGGAAACATACTCGGAAATTTGCCGACAGCAGATAGAGAATTTGTTACCTTAGCCTGCGAACTTCATCTATTAAAAAATAAAATTCCTTTTATTAGGACGCATAACGTACTCAAATTGAGACAGGCGGAAAAAATTTGGAATTTATGTCAAGCAAATGAGTGA
- a CDS encoding Re/Si-specific NAD(P)(+) transhydrogenase subunit alpha, giving the protein MKIGVIKEPSYENRVAITPDVVDPLKKLGFSVSVETTAGDNAFFSDQDYKDVGATVESRDTILSGSDIVVSIHTLDEASAKKIGKDKIYIATLSPLAFPKKVKEIANASFKIFSMDTIPRITRAQSMDVLSSQATVSGYKAVLLAASNYSRFFPMLTTAAGTITPARVLILGAGVAGLQAIATSRRLGAVVDVFDTRPEVKEQCMSLGAKFVEVEGAADASNTGGYAVEQSEDYQRRQKEAIAKYAEKADIIITTALIPGRKAPLLITKDMVDKMRQGSVIVDLAAVNGGNCEVTENDKTIVYKGVTVIGNSNLQSTQPMDASKMYAKNMVNFLKLFVNKEKQFNINLEDEIINACMIAENGVIRHKPTLALLGE; this is encoded by the coding sequence ATGAAAATAGGCGTAATCAAAGAACCATCTTATGAAAACCGAGTGGCAATCACTCCGGATGTAGTTGACCCACTTAAAAAGTTAGGTTTCAGTGTTTCCGTTGAAACAACTGCAGGGGACAATGCTTTTTTCTCCGACCAAGATTATAAAGATGTTGGCGCAACTGTAGAATCAAGAGATACAATCCTATCTGGATCAGACATTGTTGTTTCAATCCATACATTGGATGAGGCCAGTGCCAAAAAAATTGGAAAAGATAAAATCTATATTGCAACACTCTCTCCACTTGCTTTCCCTAAAAAAGTAAAAGAAATTGCAAATGCGTCTTTCAAAATTTTCTCGATGGACACCATCCCGCGAATCACTCGTGCGCAATCAATGGATGTTCTTAGTAGTCAGGCAACAGTTTCTGGTTACAAAGCAGTTTTACTTGCTGCTTCCAACTATAGCCGTTTTTTCCCAATGTTAACGACTGCTGCAGGAACCATCACTCCCGCAAGAGTTCTGATTCTCGGAGCAGGTGTTGCGGGACTCCAAGCCATTGCTACTTCTCGCCGACTAGGAGCAGTGGTGGATGTATTTGATACAAGACCAGAAGTGAAAGAACAGTGTATGTCACTTGGTGCAAAATTTGTGGAAGTAGAAGGAGCAGCCGATGCTTCGAATACTGGTGGTTATGCGGTGGAACAATCAGAGGATTACCAACGTCGCCAAAAAGAAGCCATTGCAAAGTATGCTGAGAAAGCAGATATCATTATCACAACAGCTCTCATTCCAGGGAGAAAAGCTCCTCTACTCATCACAAAAGATATGGTAGATAAAATGAGACAAGGTTCTGTGATTGTCGACTTAGCCGCTGTAAATGGTGGTAACTGTGAAGTAACTGAAAACGATAAAACAATTGTTTATAAAGGCGTTACAGTCATTGGAAATTCCAACCTTCAAAGTACACAACCAATGGACGCAAGTAAAATGTATGCGAAGAACATGGTGAACTTCCTAAAACTTTTTGTGAATAAAGAAAAACAATTCAACATCAACTTAGAAGACGAAATCATCAATGCATGTATGATTGCTGAAAATGGGGTGATTCGTCACAAACCGACACTTGCACTTCTCGGAGAATAA